Proteins from a single region of Nocardioides anomalus:
- a CDS encoding fumarylacetoacetate hydrolase family protein, translating to MSDGFGLDHLPYGVFSVAGGERRVGVRYGDGVLDLHAATGRPEFAQPSLNAFMALGAEVWRQTREEVAGLVDGADLVALDDAVLHLPVEVADYVDFYASLDHATNVGQIFRPDAPSLPAAWRHLPIGYHGRAGTVVVSGTPITRPHGLTRDGYGPSQRLDIEAELGFVVGAPSELGSSVPFTGLGDHVFGVTALNDWSARDVQAFEYVPLGPFLGKSFATSISPWVTPLAALDAAWVDLPAQEPEPAAYLGPGATHGLDIAVEVVLNGEVVSRPPYRTQYWSPAQMLAHLTVNGASLRTGDLFASGTISGAEPDQRGSLLELWWNERFLEDGDEVVLRASAPGTGGGRITLGEVAGRVVGSRP from the coding sequence ATGAGTGACGGCTTCGGCCTCGACCACCTGCCCTACGGCGTGTTCTCCGTCGCGGGCGGCGAGCGCCGCGTCGGGGTGCGCTACGGCGACGGCGTGCTCGACCTGCACGCCGCGACCGGGCGCCCCGAGTTCGCGCAGCCGTCGCTCAACGCGTTCATGGCGCTCGGCGCCGAGGTGTGGCGCCAGACCCGCGAGGAGGTGGCCGGCCTGGTCGACGGCGCCGACCTGGTGGCGCTGGACGACGCGGTGCTGCACCTGCCCGTCGAGGTGGCCGACTACGTCGACTTCTACGCCTCGCTCGACCACGCCACCAACGTGGGCCAGATCTTCCGACCCGACGCGCCCTCCCTGCCGGCCGCGTGGCGGCACCTGCCGATCGGCTACCACGGCCGGGCCGGCACGGTCGTCGTGTCAGGTACGCCGATCACCCGTCCGCACGGGCTCACTCGGGACGGCTACGGCCCCTCGCAGCGCCTGGACATCGAGGCCGAGCTCGGCTTCGTGGTGGGCGCGCCGTCCGAGCTCGGCTCGTCGGTGCCGTTCACCGGGCTGGGCGACCACGTCTTCGGCGTCACCGCGCTCAACGACTGGTCCGCGCGCGACGTGCAGGCCTTCGAGTACGTCCCCCTCGGCCCGTTCCTGGGCAAGTCCTTCGCGACGTCGATCTCGCCGTGGGTGACGCCGCTCGCCGCGCTCGACGCGGCCTGGGTCGACCTGCCCGCCCAGGAGCCCGAGCCCGCGGCGTACCTCGGCCCGGGCGCGACGCACGGCCTGGACATCGCCGTCGAGGTCGTCCTCAACGGCGAGGTCGTCTCCCGGCCGCCGTACCGCACGCAGTACTGGTCACCGGCCCAGATGCTCGCCCACCTGACCGTCAACGGCGCCTCGCTGCGCACGGGCGACCTGTTCGCGTCGGGGACCATCAGCGGGGCGGAGCCTGACCAGCGCGGCTCCCTGCTCGAGCTGTGGTGGAACGAGCGGTTCCTCGAGGACGGCGACGAGGTGGTCCTGCGGGCGTCCGCGCCCGGCACCGGCGGCGGACGGATCACCCTCGGCGAGGTGGCCGGTCGCGTCGTCGGGTCGCGTCCTTGA